The sequence CCCTGTCTGGTTAACCCAGTCCTTAAATCGATCTGCGATTGAAAGATAGATTTGCCCATATTCTTTGAAAGTAGGGTTTTTTATCCTTGTCAGTTGTTCCGGAGATAAATTTATGAGCATTCTATAAGCCCCTCTCGTGTTTAGCTGGTTATTTTGAGCATTAAGGATGGTGGTATTTCGGCAAGCAATAGTTTAGAAAAGGGTGAACTGATGGCGAAGAGAACTGCCGCCAAAACTGCGGAAAAATCCCTTGGTTTGTTGCTTTCCAGTGACCATCTCAGCAGAAATTATTCTATGTTATAGTTCGTAACAGCTGTACAATAAATTCCCTAGTGAGGATATTTTATAGTATATCGTTAATATTTTTAAATTACAATTTTCAGTGGCTACTGATCATGAAGGGAGCAGCTAATTTGCATTTAACCTTTCGAGGATTAATATGCTATAATAAAGTTAGATTAACCTAACTTTATTATAGCAAGCAAAGTAAAAGGACAGGAGAAAAACATATGAGTATTAAGCAACATCAGTCACCGAATTGTTCCAGCCATAGCTGCAGCTGCCACAGTCATTCTACCGATTCAGAAAAAGACTGCTCTCATGCTCACGACCCTCTCACCTTCACCAAAGGGGAAATAGCGGTTTTGCAGGATCTTGTGCGAAACAGTTACTTGCCCGTCAGCCGCTTTGTCATGAGTAGCAGTAAAGAGAAAGAGGCCAGATTTGCTTCTCTCGCGCCGGTGTATATAAATGCTATTGATGACAGTCTGGAAAAGGTGAAAGAGATCGGAGGGGTTTTGTCAGGGCTTGAGAAAAAACGGCTTATCTCTCTCGACTATGATATTCCCCTCCAGAACTATGACTACACCCTGCATACGAACTCGGTTCTTTTTGCCTACTTCACTGAAACGGTTAATGAGGGAAAGAAAAAACCAAGCTTTCTTTGCGATACTGCAGAAATTGAGCTTGGCAGCATAGCCCTCACTGAGTTGGGGGAGAAAGTCTGGGCCCAGATTAGGCATGAGTATGACTCTGCCGATAAAGCAAATCTGTAATGGTGTGATTGAATTTCATTAATCGAATATCTTGACCAGTGCTTGCTGAGCTGCAAGAGTAGATTGAGGTACTTATCCTAGAGATTGGTTAGTTTGCTAATCACCTCTAGGATTTTTTGTGGATGAATGACTATTATCAGCGAAGAAAATCAGATCCGTTCATAAGGAAGATTAACAAAATTGATAATACTCTGCGAGAAATCTTAGAGGAGTTAAGATTAAGAAACAAAGATATTGAATAATATATTGAACTGTACAGATTTGCCGTAAAGGGGCAGAGAGGGAGGGAGTTATGTGTCTAGCTATTTTTACATGGCAATTTTATGTGCCGTAAACTTATACATAATGGTACGGGAAATTTACAGGTTCAGTAAAGGAAAATATTACACATACTTTACCTGGAACAAAACAGACAGTTTTAAGAAAAAAGTGCTGGATATTTGTTTGCTTATAGTGGTTTGGGTCAGTATTTATAATCTGCCGCCTGAAACTATGCCTAATTTTCTTCCGGCATTCATTCTTATAGCCCTTTGCTTGGTATTTAGTACTTTAAATTATTTAACCTATGTAAAAATTCGAGATTCGAAAATTTTTATTCATGCACTTATCTTGGATATATTAGTTATAGCTCTTTTTTTAATAATTGAATTGATGTGAATTTACCGATCAGACATCCCCAAAGTGGAGAGTGATAATCCCTCTTGACAGAAATATGTGAGGTTAGATAAAAGGTTCTTTCCTTTATTAAGAGGAAAGAACCTTTTATCAATTGACCTGAGTAAGGCTTAACCAGGAATTACTGCGGGAACATATACTCGTTGGGCCAGTTCATTGTCGATCATAAACAGTCCGGCACCATCCCCCTTGATAAGCTTGAGTTTATTTAAAACGCGGCTTACATTTTCCTCTTCTTCCGCCTGTTCAGTAATAAACCACTGGACGAAAATTTCTGTAGTATGGTCTCTGACTTCTCGGGCTATGTCCATGAGAGAGTAGATTGATTGAGTAACGGTTTGCTCATGGGCTAAGGTTAATTCGAATACCTCTAGAGGATCGGAAAATTCGCTTTGTGGTTTTTGTATCTCAGCAAAGGTGAGTTTTCCGCCAATTTTATTGATGTAATTGAAAAAACCCAGAGCATGATCTCGTTCTTCTTGAACTTGAACGCGGAAAAAATTAGCGAATCCGTCCAGGTTAAGTGATGAGAAATAAGCTTGCATCGCAAGATAAAAATAAGCGGAAAAGAGTTCTTTGTTTACTTGGTCATTAAGGGCTTTAACCATTTTTTCGTTATTCAATATCTTCACCTATCCTTTTATACAGAATTATTTATTTCCATTGATCTATACATCTCCCTCCTGTGTCAGGGTTCCTTCTTATTCCCTTCATGGTTTTTATTGTTAACTTCTAAGAAGATGTTGTTTGGGTTAGGATTTAGCTGTGACGTTTTTGTTATTGGCGCTTCGTCATAACCAATGCTTTGTTTGATCAGAGATAATTCATTCATGATTATGATGAAATCTTCCTTTGTTATGGGTTTCTTGTTTTCTTTTAATTCATATCCCAACTGGCCACTAACTTCAATGGTAGCGTATTGAATATCTTCTAGGGATGGTATTCCAGCCTGTCTTACGCGAGTTTCAAGTTTATCAAGAGACAACCGAATTTTTTTTAGATTATTAAGAATGGGTTTGCCATTTTCAATAACCATTACAGCTTTACCTGTAAAGAGTGTCTCCAAAATGTCAATCTTTAGTGAAAGATATTCACTGAAGATCATTAATACTGTCAACAATAAGGCTGCGGCGAAGGTAACAAAAAGGCCATGACCAGCAACGGGTTGAATTAGCAAAGATCCTAATCCAATCATTACGATAGTTTGGGATATGGTCATTTGCGAGATTGATTTTCGCCCGCCAATTCTTAAGATGAATGTTCCTATAAAGAATATTAGAATTACTTCCCAGATCCAATGTAACTCCACTTGTACCTCCAAAGTATAAGCTCATGTAATTAGCATTCAGATTCACTGGAATATGAGCTATAGTGGCATAACCTTCAGCTTGAACCAGTAATTAGGATGCCCTTAATATCTAAACTTAACACTTGAAACTATAAAATTTATCCGATGACTACCAGTAGTAAGACTTCCATCTTCTACAAGTACGAAAGCATCCAGTGACGAAACCCGGGTGAGGGTTTCGCCAAGCCGCCTGCACCCAAGAAAAGCATAACGGCGCAGGTTGCTTTCGCCGAACCGCAAACTCCATCTGAAGCTAAGAATCACTTGATACAATGAGGGAAATAGTTCTTAGATCAATGGATATAAAATGAACTATTGAAAAAAATAAAGAGTGCCCCCCTTTTGTTTTAAACTTTCAAAAAGGAGACTCTTGAAAATGAATGTAATCGAGATTAATGGTCTAACCAAGTATTACGGAAAAGAACGCGGAATTATTGATATTAATTTTAATGTAGAGGAGAAAGAGATCTTTGGCTTTATTGGTCCTAACGGTGCGGGAAAGTCAACGACTCTACGTACTTTATTGGCCCTTCTTTATCCCACAAGCGGAAGTGCCAAAATATTTGGGAAGGACTGTATAAAACATGGCCCGGAAATAAAAAAAGAAATTGGCTACTTACCCTCTGAAGTATTCTATTATGACAAAATGAAAGTTATTGATCTCTTAAACTATTCGGCAAGTTTCTATAAAAAGGATTGTCGTAAAAGGATAAAAGAGTTAGCTGAAATCATGGATCTCAATCTTAACAAAAGGATTGACGACTTATCCTTTGGCAATAAAAAGAAAGTTGGCATCGTGCAAGGGCTCCTCCATGAGCCAAAACTAATTATTCTTGATGAGCCGACAAGTGGTCTGGATCCTCTTATGCAACAAAGGTTCTTCGAACTATTACAAGAGGAAAACAGAAAGGGTTCAACTATTTTGTTTTCTTCTCATATTTTAGGTGAGGTTCAGAGAATGTGTAACCGGGTTGCCATTATTAAGGAAGGGAAAATCATTCAGCTGGAAAAGATCAGTGCTTTACAAGAGAATAACTATAAAAAAATCAGAGTTCAGTTAAATGCTGATTTAGAGCAGGATTATTTCAATATCGAAGGAGTAAGTAATTTAGAGGCAAAGGGAAATGTCATCAGTTTTTTATTCAGAGGGAATATAAATTTGATGCTGAAAAAACTTTCGGAAATCGAGATAGCCAATGTCTGGGTCGAGGAACCTGATCTTGAAGAAATCTTTTTGCATTTCTATGAAAAAGGGGCCTAAGAGTATGAATATGCTTCTACATGAGTTAAAGGTCTATAAAAAGAATACAATAATCTGGTCGGTGACTTTATCAGGATTGGTTCTTCTTTTCCTCTCCATGTTTCCGTCCATTTCCAGAGAAGCAGATGAGTTTAAAAGGTTGATGGAGGGTTTTCCGGAGGCTATCAGAATGGCTTTAGGGATTTCTGTGGAGAATATTGGTTCAATTTTAGGATTCTATTCCTATGTCTTCTTGTATATATCCCTTTTCGGAGCAATCCAAGGAATGCTCTTGGGCATGTCAATCTTATCTAAAGAAGTGAGGGAAAAAACTGCGGATTTCCTATTAACCAAGCCCGTTACCCGCAATCAAATCGTTACTTCCAAGATATTAGCGGCCTTTCTCTCCTTAGTATTCACAAACATTCTTTACTTAGGAGCAGCAACTCTTATGGCCTCTTATGTCGAAACAAATGAGTTCAGTATTAAAATATTTTTGCTGTTGTCGTTAACTTTATTCTACCTGCAGCTTATTTTCCTGGCCTTGGGGATTCTTGTTTCCTTGTTAATCCCTAAGCTCAAATCAGTCCTATCTGTTTCCTTGGGTATGGTCTTTGCTTTTTTTATGATAGGAGCTTTTGCTTCAACAACTGAGGATGTTGCCTTACGTTATCTTACGCCTTTTAAATACTTTGACTTTACCTATATTATTCAAAATTCAGGTTATGAACCTTCATTTATCTTCGTAGCGCTAGGTTTTATAGTGATTGCCATCTTAGCTAGCTATTATATATATGCCAAGCGCGACATCCATGCAGTATAGCAAGGAAAGGATATCTGTTGATGTAAACGGGAGGAGGCTTAACTATGAACGTTTTTGTTCGTGAAATGAGAGCTAACCGAAAAGCTCTGATTATTTGGTGCATTGGTGTCGCACTGTTAATCTCAAGTAGTATGGGCAAATATGCAGGACTTTCGGCCTCAGGTCAATCAATCAATGACCTGTTAAACCAGATGCCCCACTCCCTAAAAGTGGTTATGGGTATGGGCAGCTTTGATTTAACAACGGCTGTAGGATACTATGGAGTTCTTTTTATCTACTTAGCAGTAATGGCTACTATTCATGCAGCTATGTTAGGAGCAAACATAATCTCTAAGGAAGAACGAGACAAAACCGCAGAGTTTTTGTTCGTAAAACCAGTTTCCAGAAACACAATTATCACGTCCAAACTACTGGCCGCTCTCGTTAACATAGTAGTCTTTAATCTTGTGACCTATGCCAGCTCAATCCTCATGGTGCAGCAATTCAGCCAAGGGGCAGGGGGCAGCGGGGAGATAACCAGACTTATGATTGGAATGTTTGTCTTACAATTGCTTTTTCTGGTTGTCGGTTCTGCGATTGCCGCTAAGAGTAAGCATCCTAAGACTGCTCCTGCCCTTGCCACAGGAATACTATTATTTAGTTTTATATTATCGATTGCCATTGATCTTAATAACAAGCTCGAGTTCTTGAGGTTTTTTACACCCTTTAAATATTATGACGCCAAAAATCTTATGTATGACAGAGGTTTTGAGACAGTTTATGTCCTTATATCAGTAGGGGTTATTGCTGTGTCGTTGATGGCGACTTATGCTTTCTATAAAAATAGGGATCTGAAAGTCTAATAGACTAGTGAATATTCGAGAGCCTAAACTAGTTGTTTTCGTAGAGAATCTAGCAGCCAGCTAGCTTTGAACAGATTTTTTCCTGACATTTCTTAATGAGAATACTGTAATTGTTTATAAACTCTTGAAAAGGTTTAAGCCGGAAACGTCATTATTAAACGTTCCGGCTTAAACTTTTTCAAGAATCGAATCCTATTCAGTTTAATCATCCGTATATCACTCAAGCTACACACTTTCCAAAGTGTTTGTAATAATATTTCTATCCTTAATAAAGAGCACACAGCCAAAAATTAGACCGTGACTTTATCCATCCAGCTGAATTCATCAGGGACGCTGCCATACTGAACACCTGTGACGAAATCAAAGAGTTTTTTGGCGAATTCACCTGTTTGATTATTATTAATGTTAATCTTTTGGCCCTTCCAGGAAAGCTCGCCCACAGGGGAAATGACTGCAGCAGTGCCTGTACCAAAGACCTCTTGAAGTTCTCCTTTGGCATGAGCCTCATACACTTCTTCTATTGAAATTTGGCGCTCAGTTGTTTTTAATCCCCAGTTTTGGGCTAATTCCAGCACAGTTTGACGGGTTATGCCACCTAAGATACTCCCACTTAACTCAGGAGTAATAATCTCGTCGTTGATCTTAAAGAAGATATTCATGGTGCCAACCTCTTCAACATACTTTCGATGTACTGCATCCAACCATAATACCTGATCAAACCCTTGCTCATGGGCTTCGGCTTGAGCGTTAAGACTCATGGCATAATTGGCCGGAGTTTTGGCTTGACCCAAGCCGCCTTTAGTAGCCCGGACATACTTATCCTCTACTTTGATGCTGACAGGATTAAAACCATTAGAGTAATAGGCACCTACAGGAGAGAGAATTATAAACAATTTATAAGTACTGGAAACCTTAACCCCTATGTAGCCGTCAGTAGAAACGATAAAGGGTCTTATATAAAGAGAAGTACCAAGTTTACTGGGTACCCATGCTTTGTCCAATTCTAAGAGCTGGAATAAACCTGCTTTTACTTCTTCAACATTAATCTGAGGAATACAGAGATGACTAGCTGATCTATTGAAGCGATTCAGATAATGATTAGCTCTAAATACAGCTATCTGATCGTTTGACGTTCGGAAGGCCTTCATCCCTTCGAAGATTGCTTGCCCATAATGAAAAACTATGGTTGCAGGAAGGAATGAAAACTCACCGTAAGGAACTATCCGTGGGGAATGCCATCCTTTACCCTCCTCGTAGTCCATTATGAACATATGATCCGTAAAAATCTTTCCAAAACCCAATTGATCATCGGTGGGTAATACTCCGGCCTGTTCTACTTTGCTTACAGAAATCTCAGTCATAACTATGCCTCCAAAACTCATTTATGTACCTACTAAATCATAATCCTTGAAAGTTAGTTCTTCAATACCAGAGGAGCAGGAATTTTGCTGAAACACAATGTATATTGTGTACATGTTGATTGTTTAGTGTATCAAATTCTTGAATTATCTTTGCAACAATCCTGCTAGAGTCTAGCTTGGAAAATTTTACTTGCTAAAAATAGTTTATCAGATTTTGGCGAAGGAAGCGAATAGTATTATTTATTGGCGATTAGTTCCCTGATAAGTTATACCATGACGTTATCACTGATCAACAACAAGTATGTAATCTTTGCTTGACAGATTCTCTATAACAGGATAGAATTTCTTAAACATAAAACCTTTGAACAAGAGAAGTACGAGAAGTTGGGTGTATTCAGAGAGTTGCAGGCGGTGAGATTGCAGCAGCATAGATTTTTCCGAATGGGCTTGTGAGGGCAACTTGAAACTGCTGGGCAGGAGTAGACGTTGACGGGAACCCCGTCCGTTATCAGTGGGGTGCATATGATGGTATGCAAAATGAGTGGGCGATTCTTTGGGTCGTCAACTAGGGTGGTATCGCAGAAGTTTAAAAGCTTTTGTCCCTTTATGGGGACAGAAGCTTTTTTGTTTTTTTTCGAGCCAACACTCATACAGCTAACCGTCACCTATTAGGAATGAGAAACGAATTTTAGGAGTTGAAAGGAGTTTTCACATTGTTAGGAAGAGGTGAGAGTGGATGGTCTTTGTACTAAAGCAGAATGTTTCGCCAGAGCAGATAAACCTGTTCGTTGAAAAGATTGAAGCAGAGGGATATTCCACCTTTATAAGCACAGGAACGGAGCATACTGTCGTATGTCTGATTGGCAACACTGCCAAAATCGATTTGGATTTTATTGTTCAAACTAACGAAATTGTGGAATACGGAAAGCGGGTGACTGAGCCCTATAAGGCTGTGAATCGTACCGTCCATCCGGAGGATACTCTGGTTAAAGTAGGCAATATAACCTTGGGAGAGGGATTTTTTCAAGTTATATCCGGTCCCTGTTCAGTTGAGAGTGAGGAACAGATCGTCCAAATTGCCAAAGCTGTTAAGGAAAGTGGGGCGACATTATTAAGGGGAGGTGCCTTTAAACCTCGAACCTCCCCTTATGCCTTCCAGGGACTACAAGAGACAGGTATTAAGTTTCTGCTGACTGCTAAGCAGGAAACTGGGTTGCCTATTGTTACAGAGATCATGAATCAGACACAATTGCCTTTGTTTGAAGATGTAGACGTCATTCAGATTGGTGCCCGTAATATGCAAAATTTCGATCTGCTCAAGGAAGTCGGACGGTCAAAAAAGCCGGTTTTGTTGAAAAGAGGCTTATGTAATACCATTGAGGAATTCTTAATGAGTGCAGAATATATTATGTCTGAAGGAAACTCACAGATCATATTATGTGAAAGAGGAATACGCACCTACGAAACCATGACAAGAAATACTTTGGATATTTCTGCAGTACCACTTTTAAAACAGAAATCACATCTGCCTGTAATTATTGACCCCAGCCATGCAGCGGGAATCCGAAGTTTGGTAGCCCCCTTATCTAAGGCTGCCCTTGCCGTTGGTGCCGACGGTGTTATGATCGAGACCCATTATAACCCTTCCAAAGCCTTAAGTGATGGTGCTCAGACCCTTGATTTAGAACAGTTTGCCTCTCTGATGAAGGATCTTAAGAAGAGAGCTGCCTTTGAAGGAAAGGCAGGCATCTAAACGTAAAAACTTAAATAGAGCTACAAACCATTGAGGCGGAGATAACGTTATTACGTGCCCTTACAGAGAGCAGGAGAAGCTGAGAACCTGCAGAACGCAGTATAGCAAATGGACCGCTGAGGGCGCAATGAAACGGACTTTTCCGGAGTACCCTGCGACGCAGCACAAGCGTTAAGATGTGAGGAATATGATAGTATTCTTTGAAGATTGCCGACGAAATGTCGGCAAAGCAAGGTGGTACCGTGAGTCAGTAATTTGCTCGCCCTTGACAACAATTGTCAAGGGTGAGTTTTTTTATTCGGTCAAACTCATCTAAGCAAAGATTAGCAAAGAAAGGAGTCAATCATATGTTAAGACCAAGCTTAGAGCAAGCAAAAATCATCGCTCCAGGGTATACAATAATCCCCGTATCCCGAGAAATATATGCCGATATTAAAACTCCCATCGCCTTATTAAAAGCTATCAATTCGATCAGTCACCGTTATTATCTCTTGGAAAGTGTTGAGGGGGGTGAGGTTTGGGGCAGATACTCTTTTTTAGGGTTTGACCCAGTGACTCAGGTAACTTGCAAGGATAATAATATCGAAATTGACAATGGAACGATTATTAAGCTCAGGGGATCAGACCCAACCACAGTCGTCAGGGAAATCTTGGCCCAGTATAAATCCCCCAGCTTTGACTTTTTACCACCCTTTACTGGCGGATTTGTGGGCTATTTTGCTTATGATTATATCAAATACTTCGAAAAGACCCTGCAACCTAAAAACAGGGATGAAGATCACTTTAATGACCTGGAATTAATGCTTTTTGATAAGGTCATTGCCTATGATCACTTGAAACAAAAGATCAATATCATCATTAATATTCGAACAGATGCTTTAGAAGAAGGTTATCGCAAAGCCAGCTTTGAAATCGATAACATTATTAAATTAATTAAGCAAAACGTTACTGAAGTCCTTAATAAGCCTGTCTTAAAGTCGGAGATTCAACCGGATATCACGCGAAGTGAATATCAAGAGATGGTCAGAAAAGCGCAAGAGTATATCATTGATGGGGATATCTTCCAAGTAGTATTGTCCAGGCGTTTTAAAGCTGAAATGACTGGCAGCCTGATGGATACCTACAGAGTATTGAGAACGACGAATCCTTCTCCCTATATGTTTTTTATTAAAACCAAAGATATTGAGATAGCCGGGACATCGCCGGAAACTCTGGTCAAGCTTCAAAATGGAAAATTGGCTACTTTTCCCTTAGCCGGAACCAGGCCCAGAGGAGCTACTGAGGAAGAAGATAAACAGATTGAGCAGGAATTGATGGAGGATGAAAAAGAACTTAGTGAGCACAACATGTTAGTCGATTTGGGGAGAAACGATTTAGGCCGGATCAGCAAATTTGGCAGTGTCAAAGTGAACAGCTATCTTAAAATTTTACGCTTCTCCCATGTTATGCATATTGCTTCTGAAGTGAACAGCGAGATAAGAGAGGACAAAGACGCCATGGATGCGATTATGTCGGTTCTGCCAGCCGGGACTCTTTCCGGAGCTCCGAAAATCCGGGCCTGTGAGATCATCGACGAACTAGAGAATACTCGCCGGGGAATCTATGGTGGCGCTATAGGCTATATCGACTTTTCCGGAAACATGGACACTTGTATCGCTATCAGAATGGCTGTAAAAAAAGAGGATAAAGTATACGTGCAGGCTGGAGCAGGTATCGTTGCAGACAGTGTACCGGAAAACGAAAGTCTCGAGTGTGAAAATAAAGCCCTGGCAGTGATAAACGCCCTGAAGCTCTCTCAGGAGGTGATGGATTAATGATTTTATTAATCGACAACTATGACAGCTTTTCCTATAATCTCTTTCAACTAATCGGAGAAATAGATGAGGATATAAAAGTAGTGCGCAATGATGAGCTTAGTGTTCAGGAAATAAAGGCCTTAAAACCCACCCACATCGTTATTTCACCCGGTCCGGGTTTTCCTGCTGAAGCAGGGATCTGTGAGGAAGTTGTTAGTCAGCTAAAAGAAAGCACCCCAATCCTGGGAGTATGTTTGGGTCACCAAGCGATCTGCGAGGCCTTTGGAGCCAGAATAATTCACGCCCGGAAGGTTATGCACGGCAAAAAGAGCACAATCCACATCGCCAATGGCAATGAGATTTTCAGAGGCCTGCCTCCGATCATCGAAGCAGCCAGATATCACTCCCTAATTGCCGAAAAATCGGGTATTCCGGATGAGCTTTTAGTGATCGCAGAGGATAAGAATGGTGAAATTATGGGGGTTAAACATCGGGATTATGAAGTTTATGGCGTCCAGTTTCATCCGGAATCTATCCTGACACCCAAAGGGAAAGTAATTATAGCCAACTTTCTTGGCCTAGGGGGCAGAGAATAATGATTACAAACGCTATCTATAAAATAGTTAACGGACAAGATTTGGATCTGGAAACCACGAAAGCTGTTATGGAGCAAATCATGAACGGCGAGGCTACCAATGCCCAAATAGGATCATTTCTGACAGCTATGAGAATGAAAGGGGAAAGTATCGAGGAAATTACAGCCAGTGCCATGGTCATGCGCGAAAAGTGCACAAAGCTCAAAACAGAAATGGATGTCCTGGATATTGTGGGAACCGGGGGAGACGAAGCTAATACTTTTAATATCTCTACAATAAGTGCTCTGATCGTATCTGCTGCCGGAGTGCCTGTTGCTAAACACGGAGGACGATCTGTCTCCAGCAAATGCGGAAGTGCGGATTTATTGGAAGCTTTAGGTGTCAAGATTGACATCAGCGCAGAAAAGAGCGAAGAAATACTGCGCAAGATTGGCTTATGCTTCATGTTTGCTCCCACATACCATGCCTCCATGAAATACGCAGCACCGGTTCGGCGGGAATTAGCCATTAGAACTCTCTTCAATATCTTAGGCCCCTTAGCAAACCCTGCCGGAGCCAATACTCAACTGCTGGGGGTTTATGACGAAAATTTAGTGGAGCCTTTAGCCAGAGTGCTTTTAAATCTGGGGGTAAAGAGAGCTATGGTAGTGCATGGACATGACGGTCTGGATGAGGTTACCTTATGCAGCACAACCACTGTTTGTGAAGTCTTTGCA comes from Desulfosporosinus meridiei DSM 13257 and encodes:
- a CDS encoding ferritin, whose amino-acid sequence is MNNEKMVKALNDQVNKELFSAYFYLAMQAYFSSLNLDGFANFFRVQVQEERDHALGFFNYINKIGGKLTFAEIQKPQSEFSDPLEVFELTLAHEQTVTQSIYSLMDIAREVRDHTTEIFVQWFITEQAEEEENVSRVLNKLKLIKGDGAGLFMIDNELAQRVYVPAVIPG
- a CDS encoding DUF421 domain-containing protein, with the translated sequence MELHWIWEVILIFFIGTFILRIGGRKSISQMTISQTIVMIGLGSLLIQPVAGHGLFVTFAAALLLTVLMIFSEYLSLKIDILETLFTGKAVMVIENGKPILNNLKKIRLSLDKLETRVRQAGIPSLEDIQYATIEVSGQLGYELKENKKPITKEDFIIIMNELSLIKQSIGYDEAPITKTSQLNPNPNNIFLEVNNKNHEGNKKEP
- a CDS encoding ABC transporter ATP-binding protein, whose translation is MNVIEINGLTKYYGKERGIIDINFNVEEKEIFGFIGPNGAGKSTTLRTLLALLYPTSGSAKIFGKDCIKHGPEIKKEIGYLPSEVFYYDKMKVIDLLNYSASFYKKDCRKRIKELAEIMDLNLNKRIDDLSFGNKKKVGIVQGLLHEPKLIILDEPTSGLDPLMQQRFFELLQEENRKGSTILFSSHILGEVQRMCNRVAIIKEGKIIQLEKISALQENNYKKIRVQLNADLEQDYFNIEGVSNLEAKGNVISFLFRGNINLMLKKLSEIEIANVWVEEPDLEEIFLHFYEKGA
- a CDS encoding ABC transporter permease subunit, which codes for MNMLLHELKVYKKNTIIWSVTLSGLVLLFLSMFPSISREADEFKRLMEGFPEAIRMALGISVENIGSILGFYSYVFLYISLFGAIQGMLLGMSILSKEVREKTADFLLTKPVTRNQIVTSKILAAFLSLVFTNILYLGAATLMASYVETNEFSIKIFLLLSLTLFYLQLIFLALGILVSLLIPKLKSVLSVSLGMVFAFFMIGAFASTTEDVALRYLTPFKYFDFTYIIQNSGYEPSFIFVALGFIVIAILASYYIYAKRDIHAV
- a CDS encoding ABC transporter permease subunit; this encodes MNVFVREMRANRKALIIWCIGVALLISSSMGKYAGLSASGQSINDLLNQMPHSLKVVMGMGSFDLTTAVGYYGVLFIYLAVMATIHAAMLGANIISKEERDKTAEFLFVKPVSRNTIITSKLLAALVNIVVFNLVTYASSILMVQQFSQGAGGSGEITRLMIGMFVLQLLFLVVGSAIAAKSKHPKTAPALATGILLFSFILSIAIDLNNKLEFLRFFTPFKYYDAKNLMYDRGFETVYVLISVGVIAVSLMATYAFYKNRDLKV
- a CDS encoding branched-chain amino acid aminotransferase, which translates into the protein MTEISVSKVEQAGVLPTDDQLGFGKIFTDHMFIMDYEEGKGWHSPRIVPYGEFSFLPATIVFHYGQAIFEGMKAFRTSNDQIAVFRANHYLNRFNRSASHLCIPQINVEEVKAGLFQLLELDKAWVPSKLGTSLYIRPFIVSTDGYIGVKVSSTYKLFIILSPVGAYYSNGFNPVSIKVEDKYVRATKGGLGQAKTPANYAMSLNAQAEAHEQGFDQVLWLDAVHRKYVEEVGTMNIFFKINDEIITPELSGSILGGITRQTVLELAQNWGLKTTERQISIEEVYEAHAKGELQEVFGTGTAAVISPVGELSWKGQKININNNQTGEFAKKLFDFVTGVQYGSVPDEFSWMDKVTV
- the aroF gene encoding 3-deoxy-7-phosphoheptulonate synthase yields the protein MVFVLKQNVSPEQINLFVEKIEAEGYSTFISTGTEHTVVCLIGNTAKIDLDFIVQTNEIVEYGKRVTEPYKAVNRTVHPEDTLVKVGNITLGEGFFQVISGPCSVESEEQIVQIAKAVKESGATLLRGGAFKPRTSPYAFQGLQETGIKFLLTAKQETGLPIVTEIMNQTQLPLFEDVDVIQIGARNMQNFDLLKEVGRSKKPVLLKRGLCNTIEEFLMSAEYIMSEGNSQIILCERGIRTYETMTRNTLDISAVPLLKQKSHLPVIIDPSHAAGIRSLVAPLSKAALAVGADGVMIETHYNPSKALSDGAQTLDLEQFASLMKDLKKRAAFEGKAGI
- the trpE gene encoding anthranilate synthase component I, with product MLRPSLEQAKIIAPGYTIIPVSREIYADIKTPIALLKAINSISHRYYLLESVEGGEVWGRYSFLGFDPVTQVTCKDNNIEIDNGTIIKLRGSDPTTVVREILAQYKSPSFDFLPPFTGGFVGYFAYDYIKYFEKTLQPKNRDEDHFNDLELMLFDKVIAYDHLKQKINIIINIRTDALEEGYRKASFEIDNIIKLIKQNVTEVLNKPVLKSEIQPDITRSEYQEMVRKAQEYIIDGDIFQVVLSRRFKAEMTGSLMDTYRVLRTTNPSPYMFFIKTKDIEIAGTSPETLVKLQNGKLATFPLAGTRPRGATEEEDKQIEQELMEDEKELSEHNMLVDLGRNDLGRISKFGSVKVNSYLKILRFSHVMHIASEVNSEIREDKDAMDAIMSVLPAGTLSGAPKIRACEIIDELENTRRGIYGGAIGYIDFSGNMDTCIAIRMAVKKEDKVYVQAGAGIVADSVPENESLECENKALAVINALKLSQEVMD
- a CDS encoding anthranilate synthase component II, which gives rise to MILLIDNYDSFSYNLFQLIGEIDEDIKVVRNDELSVQEIKALKPTHIVISPGPGFPAEAGICEEVVSQLKESTPILGVCLGHQAICEAFGARIIHARKVMHGKKSTIHIANGNEIFRGLPPIIEAARYHSLIAEKSGIPDELLVIAEDKNGEIMGVKHRDYEVYGVQFHPESILTPKGKVIIANFLGLGGRE
- the trpD gene encoding anthranilate phosphoribosyltransferase; protein product: MITNAIYKIVNGQDLDLETTKAVMEQIMNGEATNAQIGSFLTAMRMKGESIEEITASAMVMREKCTKLKTEMDVLDIVGTGGDEANTFNISTISALIVSAAGVPVAKHGGRSVSSKCGSADLLEALGVKIDISAEKSEEILRKIGLCFMFAPTYHASMKYAAPVRRELAIRTLFNILGPLANPAGANTQLLGVYDENLVEPLARVLLNLGVKRAMVVHGHDGLDEVTLCSTTTVCEVFAGRLNSFFLDPEQLGFTKCSPAELVGGNPEENAQIARDILNGQKGPKRDIVLLNTALCLYMFHSHRTLRDCVRLAAEIIDSGKAKAQLEKFITLSNEVVL